From the genome of Pseudoxanthomonas sp.:
CTGTGCGCACGCCTGCGCGGCAGCCTGCGGTTGATTCCGCTGGACGACGTGCATTACCTGCAGGCCGAAGAAAAATACGTGGTGGTCCACCACGCGCGTGGCGAGGACCTGATCGAGGAATCGCTCAAGTCGCTGGAAGAGGAATTCGCCAGCCGTTTCGTTCGCATCCACCGCAACTGCCTGGTCGCGCGCCACGAGCTGATGGAACTGCGGCGCATGGACGATGGCCGCGTGCAGGCGGTACTGCGCCACGCGCCGGCGCCGCTGGAAGTCAGCCGCCGCTGCGTGCCGGCCCTGCGCGAGACGGTCAAGGCGCTGTAGGGCGTGATTGCGTCCGTGGCGGACACGGGGCTGACACCGCGGCCGTGCCACTTGCGGCGATAATGCCGGCATGAAATCGCTGCGCATCGCCACCCGCAAGAGCGCGCTCGCCTTATGGCAGAGCGAACACGTCGCCGACCTGCTGCGCCAGACCCATCCGGGACTGACCGTTGAACTGGTGCCCATGAGCACCCGCGGCGACGAGGTGCTGGACCGTTCGCTGGCCGCCATCGGCGGCAAGGGCCTGTTCCTGAAAGAGCTTGAGCTGGCGATGCTGGATGACCGTGCCGACTGCGCGGTGCATTCGCTCAAGGACGTGCCGATGGAACTGGAAGGTCCGTTCGTGCTGCCAGCCATCCTGGAACGCGCCGATCCGGCGGACGCCTTCGTCTCCAATGCCTACCGGCGGCTGGAGGCGTTGCCGCACGGTGCGAAGGTCGGAACGTCCTCGCTGCGCCGCCAGTCGCAGCTGCGTGCCCTGCGCCCGGATCTGCAGCTGACCGACCTGCGCGGCAACGTCAACACGCGCCTGGCCAAGCTGGATGCCGGCGAGTACGACGCGATCATCCTGGCCTGCGCCGGGCTGCAGCGACTGGGGCTGCAGTCGCGTATCAGCGCGCGCCTGATCGCGCCCGGATGGCTGCCCGCGCCCGCACAAGGGGCGATCGCGGTCGAATGTCGCAGCGATGCGCCGCAGGTGCTGGCCCTGTTCTCCGCGCTGGACCATCTGCCCACGCGTCGCTGCGTGGAAGCCGAGCGGGCCATGAATCGTGCCCTGCATGGCAGCTGCCATGTGCCGGTCGGCGCCTTCGCACAGGAGGACGAACACGGCATGTCGCTGCGTGGACTGGTGGGTTCGGCCGAGCACGGCACGCTGGTCCGCGCCGATGCCTCGTCGGCGACGCTGACCCCGGAAAACCTGGGTCATCAGGTGGCCCAGGCACTGCTGGCCGACGGCGCCGACGTGCTGCTGGCGGATCTGGATCTGTAAGCCGGTGCGCATCGCCTGATGCTGCGTGCGATGGAAACGCGGCTGCCGCCACCGGTGCTGCTGGTGTTGTTGGCGTTCGCGGTGTGGATGACGCGGCACGCCCCGCCTGCGCCAACCTTCAACCTGCACGTCGTCCATGCCGCCGCCGGATTGCTGATGCTGGCCGGGCTGGTGTTGAACGTGACTCCCAAGCGCGGCTTCCGCCGGGTCGGTACGACGGTCAATCCGATGCGACCGCAGGCCAGCAGTCACTTGGTCACCGGCGGGCTTTATCGCTACAGCCGCAATCCCATGTACCTGGGGCATGTGCTGCTGTTGGTGGGTTGGGGCGTGTGGTGGCAGGCCTGGGCGGGACTGCCGGCGGTCGTGCTGCAGGTGCTATGGCTGACGCGCCTGCAGATCCAGCCGGAAGAACGCGCGCTGCGTGCGCATTTCGGAGCTGCCTATGCCAGCTACTGCGCGAATGTGCGGCGCTGGCTGTAGGCATCGGCGGGACACGGCGCGATCAGCGCAGTTGCATGGCCTGGAACGCATGAACCCCCCGCCGGTCCGGCGAGGGGTTCATGGTCACCGGCGATCGGTGGATCGCAGGGCTTACTTGAAGTTGTAGACGACGTTGACCGTGGTCAGGTTGTCGGTCTTCTTGGTGCCTTCTTCCACGTCGGAGTTGTAGCGGGTTTCCAGGCCGGCCTTCAGCGCCAGCTTCTCGGACATGGCGACCTGCAGGCCGAACAGGTTCTTGACGAACGTGTTGTCGCTCCCGGATTCCACCAGCAGCGTATTGATCAGCGAGGTGGTGGGGGTCAGCTGCAGGCCATAGTCGACCAGGCCGCGGCCGACACTTTCATTGTGGTGGACCTGGACGTCCTGGTCCTTGGCCCAGCGATAACCCCCACCGATCTCCAGCGTCAGGTGCTGGCGGTCGTTCTTGATGGCTTCGTAG
Proteins encoded in this window:
- the hemC gene encoding hydroxymethylbilane synthase, with the protein product MKSLRIATRKSALALWQSEHVADLLRQTHPGLTVELVPMSTRGDEVLDRSLAAIGGKGLFLKELELAMLDDRADCAVHSLKDVPMELEGPFVLPAILERADPADAFVSNAYRRLEALPHGAKVGTSSLRRQSQLRALRPDLQLTDLRGNVNTRLAKLDAGEYDAIILACAGLQRLGLQSRISARLIAPGWLPAPAQGAIAVECRSDAPQVLALFSALDHLPTRRCVEAERAMNRALHGSCHVPVGAFAQEDEHGMSLRGLVGSAEHGTLVRADASSATLTPENLGHQVAQALLADGADVLLADLDL
- a CDS encoding isoprenylcysteine carboxylmethyltransferase family protein translates to MLRAMETRLPPPVLLVLLAFAVWMTRHAPPAPTFNLHVVHAAAGLLMLAGLVLNVTPKRGFRRVGTTVNPMRPQASSHLVTGGLYRYSRNPMYLGHVLLLVGWGVWWQAWAGLPAVVLQVLWLTRLQIQPEERALRAHFGAAYASYCANVRRWL